The Falco peregrinus isolate bFalPer1 chromosome 12, bFalPer1.pri, whole genome shotgun sequence genome has a segment encoding these proteins:
- the MRPL47 gene encoding 39S ribosomal protein L47, mitochondrial, with protein MAAAAAVAALCRRLPGALRLSGAWPGSAAAGPPGLMLNLFHKGLAKVEPLCQLKFLHTTLSRKGLEEFFDDPGNWGEKSVKSGDAWNIKQLRGKSSEDLHKLWYVLLKEKNMLLTLEQESKRQHRPMPSPERLDKVKKSMRNIDLVVREREIALRLLQTGHEKPAPGEWRHDFLGRTYWYTYKEWPIPWYLNKKYRKRKFYYLPHVDRFIRLRLEKSLRIRARRQNLERKRQKLLQIKFPHLAVKSQGQ; from the exons atggcggcggccgcggcggtGGCCGCGCTGTGCCGGCGCCTCCCGGGCGCGCTGCGGCTGTCAGGAGCGTGGCCGGGCTCCGCGGCTGCCGGCCCCCCCGG ATTGATGCTGAATCTGTTCCACAAGGGCCTAGCAAAAGTTGAGCCCCTCTGTCAGCTGAAGTTTCTGCACACTACTTTGTCTCGGAAAGGTCTGGAGGAGTTTTTTGATGATCCAggaaactggggagaaaaaagtgtAAAGTCTG gggATGCATGGAATATAAAGCAACTAAGGGGCAAGAGTAGTGAAGACTTGCACAAACTTTG GTATGTcctactgaaggaaaaaaacatgcttttaacGTTAGAGCAAGAATCAAAAAGACAACACAGGCCTATGCCAAGTCCGGAACGACTAGACAAG GTTAAAAAGTCTATGAGAAATATAGACTTGGTtgtcagagaaagagaaattgctTTGAGGCTTTTACAAACTGGCCATGAAAAACCAGCACCTGGCGAGTGGAGGCATGACTTCCTGGGACGCACCTACTG GTACACTTATAAGGAATGGCCAATACCATGGTACTTGAACAAAAAATACCGAAAGAGGAAATTCTATTACTTACCTCACGTGGATCGCTTCATCAg GCTTAGACTTGAAAAATCTTTACGTATAAGGGCAAGAAGGCAAAACCTagagaggaagaggcagaagctCTTGCAAATTAAGTTCCCTCATCTTGCTGTGAAATCTCAGGGCCAGTAA